The following proteins are co-located in the Plasmodium vinckei vinckei genome assembly, chromosome: PVVCY_11 genome:
- a CDS encoding cation transporting P-ATPase, putative yields the protein MVNFCREDKLLIEYSELRCICFFYIFLLLCFFIWILHKRWARNNIEKRHKLKNYEAIFKSENVEFFNYIYETNDPNEVVVKQEGYKHCYIGFLLKKISIFLYICTHIIIIILISNEYCIKVNNEVLWNGRAFEFFVFFLLSFIITYGILIIRKHIQGLFLKPALLKDSDYIIVYTLNEDYTNFYNSQYSKKCTKYFKKSISYINYWIHIFSKKKNILIKKWNLQKYAIPYLQIFCDCLDFTQTYISLPTFLENIIQNIKEYIKQSEESYTNKNTHSFHDTKKKPHNFYENSLFNEDNVDPLPNTEPRNSINHIGTSQNILDQIKRKKKQNDDNKSVCGNFSNNSDYEDDDTPKTKFKLHKVQVKTNEKNVKYFFFRSMKYLYNEEKDAFINISYSIEEKVNNFNFNYILKKGGLNNNEIINNINQYGYNNIHLEVNSFFTNLKRELLDGIYMFQLFLTYKNLFWKEMITSIIWICISILTVIKKVLKNQKNKKEIYDNIQANSNINVTVYRNSLEQQISSNNLTIGDIIIIKSDMIVPCDCLLLTGQILVDESLLTGESRPMKKIAIPTENRGNNFKNEKEQNHDTSFSLNKQNKFNPNHMLYAGTNIISILNSPENIYAIVINVSIYTYKGKYMQNVLFPNPLLFKYDSQLPIVFMFTIIFSLFCFYFQIRSLGLNMTSVFYSIGTLSQILPVWTPVVLNIGLNISTNRLKKENHIRCIAPSRIPICGKIRIFFFDKTGTITNHNLEFSGIHFCNNIISPQKNIVSKFFEKKNIEPITNNDITSHQNPLTLTDLATNDQQNNQTMSLINNATNTNTSNNKQPSEKEDTQKGIDKSNGKNGENSKSGNSYYCSVYNEAEEGDTNSQPVDKINSSKNIDGKNIDKSSSSEKDDFKSPNFSICEKNSRSGSGDLFQSYDEAEYQQHSENVPILDKINNQSNNFDQLRKNVENDETPNDNMNLPTNSNNANYFTNKQNVIDEENEKNKKSNSSLDDNYRKKSWIGDNNNISIMNKHFIDSNSSINSVTSLLYNSKLVWANKITLENMPENYNLVVYALAGCSCIYADNNIIYGNEIDKKLYEATDMIIHNYINADNINVKRISLKLDSVYKSFDIIKTFEFDYYTKISTTLTYGYFDFPEKVHIVFSKGSFDKIYQRCIKTDELYFYKQKEQEYSKNGFYVIALAFKIIYDLPKNKTKNNFLNLTREEMETDMNFLSLIMFNNHIKVDAHYVIQTLKGSCIRPIILTGDNAYNCLYVGNKIGLFNNINTYESFYSLNVNSNDNLDYSSSKKNANFSNQNRFNSSNTKFMSFENLFKYNSKSNHFNSSENYSQINKQYLQNYGYQEDPQETEPLNSSKKKRDQSQNIKENHNVNQLGNNNDGMMMKNQHNSKYNTLNNANQYDSSIHDTHASKIEEEYLLESYKNMNPINGKMHNYQIDEDNYEENIIIYGYLLNGELIFVNMQNDKKINNTIVLYKDIYKEIILTGEAYNYIRDHIFKIQKFEDEMNSNLINSNNAYKHNSKNIKQDPSIEEYKNFLLKVRIFSRLTPNNKMEIIKDFIKFDYISGMCGDGSNDCGALKTSHAGLALSNSDTSVVAPFSAKNENLKSVIDILREGRACLVTSINCYKYMLLYGFMISIIKIILFMRAHAIMSEYGYLFFDNIILLLLAKSMTLSKPEYKLKTQTPTSSIIGAQTILSLLCTLIVNFFFLYFIMFKFFFVCNLPSSYYINTSAPKSAWWLMSDNYESFLACIWFCFQIVNSAFILTLGGKYRKHIFTNYTFMTYYGLINIFLFYLTVGGPNKLTCLFRMNCNDEVSRQTKFKILELFSYSAGGLSFYGPNGNNILSTEIKIKFLFLNFLNIIINILISKYVLCERFYNIVRKIFKIQNRRVPT from the exons ATGGTTAACTTTTGCAGGGAAGATAAATTACTTATAGAATATAGTGAGCTTAGatgtatatgttttttttatatttttttattattatgtttttttatttggatTCTACATAAGAGATGGGCTCGgaataatattgaaaaaagacacaagttaaaaaattatgaagcaatttttaaaagtgaaaatgtagaattttttaattacatCTATGAGACTAACGATCCAAATGAAGTTGTAGTAAAACAAGAAGGATATAAACATTGTTATATTGGATTcttactaaaaaaaatatcaatatttttatatatatgtacacatataattataattattttaatatctaATGAATATTGTATCAAAGTAAATAATGAAGTATTATGGAATGGTAGAgcttttgaattttttgttttttttttattaagttttattataacatatggtatattaataattagaAAACATATACAaggattatttttaaaaccaGCTCTATTAAAAGATAGtgattatattattgtttatacATTGAATGAAGATTACACCAATTTTTACAACTCTCAATATTCtaaaaaatgtacaaagtattttaaaaaatctatatcatatataaactattggatacacatattttcaaaaaaaaaaaatatacttattaaaaaatggaatcttcaaaaatatgctatcccatatttacaaattttttgTGACTGCTTAGATTTTACTCAAACTTATATTTCCTTACCAActtttttagaaaatataattcaaaacatcaaagaatatattaaacaaTCTGAAGAAtcatatacaaataaaaatacacacTCCTTTCAcgatacaaaaaaaaaacctcataatttttatgaaaactcattatttaatgaaGATAATGTAGATCCATTGCCAAATACAGAACCAAGAAATAGTATCAACCATATTGGAACCtctcaaaatatattagacCAAATAAaacgtaaaaaaaaacaaaatgatgaCAACAAATCAGTGTGTGGAAATTTCTCAAACAATTCAGATTACGAAGATGATGACACTccaaaaacaaaatttaaattacaTAAAGTACAAgttaaaacaaatgaaaaaaatgtaaaatactttttttttagaagcatgaaatatttatataatgaagaaaaagatgcatttattaatatatcttatagtattgaagaaaaagttaacaattttaattttaattatattttaaaaaaaggtggattaaataataatgaaattataaataatataaatcaatatggatataataatatacatttagaagtaaattcattttttacaaatttaaaaagagAATTATTAGATGGGATCTATATGTTTCAACTTTTTCTtacttataaaaatttattttggaAAGAAATGATTACTTCAATCATTTGGATATGTATATCTATTTTAActgtaattaaaaaagttttaaaaaatcaaaaaaataaaaaagaaatttatgataatattcAAGCTAATAGTAATATTAATGTAACTGTATATAGAAATTCATTAGAACAACAAATATCATCTAACAATTTAACTATTGgtgatataattattattaaatctGATATGATAGTTCCTTGTGATTGTCTATTACTTACTGGGCAAATTCTTGTCGATGAAAGTTTATTAACAGGTGAATCAAGAcctatgaaaaaaattgctATACCTACAGAAAATCGaggaaataattttaaaaatgaaaaagaacaaaatCATGAtacatcattttcattaaataaacaaaataaattcaatCCAAATCATATGCTATATGCTGgtacaaatataatatcaattttaaattcaccagaaaatatatatgctatCGTAATAAATGttagtatatatacttataaagggaaatatatgcaaaatgttttatttccaaaccctttactttttaaatatgattCACAATTACCAATAGTCTTTATGTTTACAATTATCTTTAGTCTATTTTGTTtctattttcaaattagATCCTTAGGATTAAATATGACATCtgttttttattctatCGGGACTTTATCACAAATATTACCTGTATGGACACCTGTCGTATTAAATATCGgattaaatatttctactaaccgtttaaaaaaagaaaatcatATTCGTTGTATTGCACCTTCAAGAATCCCAATTTGTGGAAAAATCAgaatctttttttttgataaaactGGAACTATTACTAATCATAATTTAGAATTTTCAGGAATacatttttgtaataatattatatcacctcaaaaaaatattgtatcgaaattttttgaaaaaaaaaatatagaaccCATAACAAACAATGATATTACTTCTCACCAAAATCCACTAACCCTAACAGACCTAGCCACAAACGACCAACAAAACAATCAAACAATGTcactaataaataatgcaaCAAATACAAACACAtctaataataaacaacCTAGTGAAAAAGAAGATACACAAAAAGGTATCGATAAAAGTAATGGAAAAAACGGAGAGAATAGTAAGTCGGgaaattcatattattgtaGTGTTTATAATGAAGCAGAAGAAGGAGATACCAATTCTCAACCagttgataaaataaattcaagtaaaaatatagatggaaaaaatatcgaTAAATCCTCAAGTTCTGAAAAAGATGACTTTAAATCACCAAACTTTTCAatttgtgaaaaaaatagtagaTCAGGTAGTGGTGATTTATTTCAAAGTTATGATGAAGCAGAGTATCAACAACATTCAGAAAATGTTCCTATTctagataaaataaataatcaatctaataattttgaCCAACTTCGAAAGAATgtagaaaatgatgaaactcccaatgataatatgaatCTACCAActaattcaaataatgcaaattattttacaaataaacaaaatgtaatagatgaagaaaatgaaaaaaataaaaaaagtaattcAAGTCTTGATGATAATTATCGTAAAAAATCATGGATAggagataataataatatatcaatcatgaataaacattttatagATTCAAACTCTTCAATAAATTCTGTAACATCCCTTCTTTATAATAGTAAATTAGTATGggcaaataaaataacccTTGAAAATATGcctgaaaattataatttagtTGTATATGCATTAGCAGGTTGTTCATGTATTTATgctgataataatattatatatggaaatgaaattgataaaaaattatatgaagcAACAGATATGattatacataattatattaatgctgataatattaatgtaAAAAGAATTTCTTTAAAACTTGATTCTGTTTATAAATCTtttgatattataaaaacatttgaATTTGATTATTACACAAAAATATCAACAACTTTAACTTATGGCTATTTTGATTTTCCAGAAAAAGTACATATCGTATTTTCAAAAGGATcatttgataaaatatatcaaagatgtataaaaacagatgaactttatttttataaacaaaaagaaCAAGAGTATAGTAAAAATGGATTCTATGTTATTGCTTTagcatttaaaattatttatgatctaccaaaaaataaaaccaaaaataattttttaaatttaacaaGAGAAGAAATGGAAACTGATATgaattttctttctttaaTTATGTTTAACAATCACATAAAAGTAGATGCACATTATGTAATACAAACTTTAAAAGGTTCTTGTATCCGTCCTATTATTTTAACAGGTgataatgcatataattgtttatatgttggaaataaaatcggattatttaataatataaatacttaTGAATCATTTTACTCTCTCAATGTCAATTCTAATGATAATCTAGATTATTCATcctcaaaaaaaaatgcaaatttttcaaatcaAAATCGTTTTAATTCTAgtaatacaaaatttatgtCATTTGAAAATctctttaaatataattctaAATCAAACCATTTTAATAGTTCAGAAAATTATtctcaaataaataaacagtACCTTCAAAATTATGGCTATCAAGAGGATCCACAAGAAACAGAACCCCTAAATAgttccaaaaaaaaacgggATCAATCACAAAAcataaaagaaaatcaCAATGTTAATCAACttggaaataataatgatggtATGATGATGAAAAACCAACACAactcaaaatataatacccTTAACAATGCTAATCAATATGATAGTAGCATTCATGATACACATGCATCTAAGATAGAAGAAGAATACCTTTTagaatcatataaaaatatgaatcccataaatggaaaaatgCATAATTATCAAATAGATGAAGATAattatgaagaaaatattataatatatggtTATCTACTAAATGGTgaattaatatttgttaatatgcaaaacgataaaaaaattaataatacaattgttttatataaagatatatataaagaaataatattaacagGTGAAGCATATAACTATATAAGAGatcacatttttaaaatacaaaaGTTTGAAGATGAAATGAATTCAAATCTAATTAATAGTAACAATGcatataaacataattcaaaaaatataaaacaagaTCCTTCGAtagaagaatataaaaatttccTTTTAAAAGTTCGAATATTTTCAAGACTTAcaccaaataataaaatggaaataattaaagattttattaaatttgatTATATATCAGGTATGTGTGGTGATGGTAGTAATGATTGTGGTGCTTTAAAAACATCTCATGCTGGATTGGCTTTATCAAATTCTGATACATCGGTAGTAGCACCATTCAGtgcaaaaaatgaaaatttaaaaagtgttatagatatattaaGAGAAGGTAGAGCATGCTTAGTTACATCTATAAATtgctataaatatatgctatTATATGGATTCATGATatcaattataaaaattattctttttatgCGTGCTCATGCAATTATGTCAGAATATGGCTATTTATTCTTcgataatattatattattattattagctAAATCTATGACATTATCAAAACctgaatataaattaaaaacacAGACACCTACTTCAAGTATTATTGGGGCACAAACTATACTATCTTTATTATGTACTCttattgttaattttttctttttatattttattatgtttaaatttttttttgtatgtaATTTGCCATCCTCCTATTACATTAATACTTCAGCCCCTAAATCTGCTTGGTGGCTTATGAGCGATAACTATGAGAGCTTTCTTGCCTGTATTTGGTTTTGCTTTCAAATTGTTAATAGCGCCTTTATATTAACACTTGGGGGAAAATACCGGAAACACATCTTCACTAACTATACATTTATGAC GTACTATGgcttaataaatatatttttgttttatctaACTGTTGGAGGACCAAACAAACTGACATGCCTTTTCCGTATGAACTGTAATGATGAAGTTTCAAGACAAACAAAATTCAAAATCTTAGaactattttcatattcagCTGGAGGTTTATCATTTTATGGTCCCAATGGCAATAATATCCTAAGTActgaaattaaaataaaatttctttttttaaactttttaaatataatcattaatattttaatatctaaatatgttttatgtgaaagattttataatattgtcagaaaaatttttaaaattcaaaataGACGAGTTCCCacttaa
- a CDS encoding zinc finger protein, putative has product MAYFSNFIQKCQFEGCRYHDFLPHKCEYCELLFCELHKKAQDHVCSKLKYSDLKKVILCEYCNAVIPDEEEEINWHLLYKCTYVKKTNKPKICDREKCKTVLNDINSYFCKQCKKSFCLSHRYDFTHKCIADKKHKKGFFEKYFFFHRYF; this is encoded by the exons atggCTTATTTTTCCAATTTCATTCAAAAATGTCAATTCGAAGGGTGTAGATATCATGATTTTCTTCCACATAAATGTGAATATTGTGAATTATTG tttTGTGAATTACATAAAAAGGCACAAGACCATGTATGCTCTAAATTAAAATACTCTGATTTGAAAAAAGTTATTTTATGTGAATACTGTAATGCAGTTATTCCTGAT gaaGAAGAAGAGATAAATTGGCATTTACTTTATAAATGCacttatgtaaaaaaaacaaataaaccaaaaatatgtgatagagaaaaatgtaaaacg GTTTTGAATGATATTAATAGCTATTTTTGTAAGCAGTGTAAAAAGAGTTTTTGTTTGTCCCACCGATATGATTTTACGCATAAGTGCATTGCTGATAAGAAACATAAGAAGGGCTTTTTTGAAA agtactttttttttcatagatatttttaa
- a CDS encoding ATP-dependent RNA helicase DDX27, putative, producing the protein MFITPFLILSLFSLINCYNINKFSKSLFPYVKVLHQNVRNTKEDKNNIYIPKDKQKEHINFNIENFPVKNDAINNKDLYFFKNNETFSTLHVQKLLVEELDKNNIQIPSIIQSDLLKYYNANSENLKNIIIAAENGIGKTLSYIIFILNHILKKKKNVFVLIFQYNSLLSNQCYDILKRLSRDIDVKITCLKNDETIKLNTNSIVISSPIKFVAYMKENKDVVTPFLENLNFFIIDEVDIMFDKPYIKYIREVYEEIAKISSHNDEEKNNDKCNDDKEKGKCISIITSSTLSNKGKKSVYNNIINYIKDYVMIKTTNFHNIHPFINYNFINLPNYNINQKIDTIKNILLKTNHKKVIIFCNTVKSCNTTFSMLKPHFDNIFSFNSSLKKEDQNLILDYFKNSEDNVILVSTDIIHRGIDIKNITHLFHFDTPTNIIVYTHRNGRISRGANTGDIYIFNDTENLITKKIYDFHKNNIKFEDIFSRKRSLRKNYKKQLKKIE; encoded by the exons atgtttattacgccttttttaattttaagcTTATTTAGTTTAATaaattgttataatataaataaatttagtaAAAGTTTATTCCCTTATGTAAAAGTATTACATCAAAATGTGAGAAATACAAaggaagataaaaataatatttatattccaAAAGACAAACAAAAAGAGCATATAAACTTTAACATTGAGAATTTTCCTGTTAAAAATGACgccataaataataaagacttatatttttttaaaaataatgaaaccTTTTCTACCTTGCATGTTCAGAAATTATTGGTAGAAGAattagataaaaataatatacaaatcCCTTCAATTATACAATCGGATTtactaaaatattataatgcaAATtctgaaaatttaaaaaatattattatagctGCAGAAAATGGCATAGGAAAAactttatcatatataattttcattttaaatcatattttaaaaaaaaaaaaaaatgtttttgtCCTGATATTTCAATATAATAGTTTATTGTCAAACCAATGTTATGACATCCTTAAGCGTCTTTCCAG agATATTgatgtaaaaataacatgTTTGAAGAATGATGAAACAATCAaattaaatacaaattcAATAGTAATATCGTCCccaataaaatttgttgcATATATGAAAGAAAACAAAGATGTAGTAACACCTTTTTtggaaaatttaaatttttttattattgatGAAGTAGATATTATGTTTGATAAACcatatatcaaatatattagagAAGTATATGAAGAAATAGCCAAAATAAGTAGCCATAATGATGAAGAAAAGAATAATGACAAATGCAATGATGATAAAGAGAAAGGAAAATGTATATCAATTATAACATCATCTACATTATCtaataaaggaaaaaaatctGTATAcaacaatattattaactATATAAAAGATTATGTTATGATTAAAACAACCAATTTTCACAATATTCAtccttttattaattataattttataaacttaccaaattataatattaatcaaaaaattgatacaataaaaaatatacttttaaaaacaaaccataaaaaagttattattttttgtaatactGTTAAAAGTTGCAACACTACATTTAGTATGTTGAAACCacattttgataatattttttcttttaattcttctttaaaaaaagaagatcAAAATCTCATTTTagattattttaaaaattcagAAGATAATGTTATACTTGTTTCTACCGATATTATACATAGAGGAATTGACATTAAAAACATTACACATCTTTTCCATTTTGATACACCTACGAACATTATAGTTTACACTCAcag AAATGGAAGAATATCGAGAGGCGCCAATACGGGggatatatacattttcaaTGACACCgaaaatttaataacaaaaaaaatatatgatttccataaaaataatataaaatttgagGATATTTTTAGCAGAAAAAGATCATTacgaaaaaattataaaaaacagctgaaaaaaatcgaataa
- a CDS encoding ATP-dependent helicase, putative, with protein sequence MKSLFCSVLNNNGRKLKIHIAICLFLLYLIIIPFYKTKKRNHFNSPDRNLFVNVKKGYNYYFDNKKNNYFSQKCKNYHKIKKLKNANIQCEEVGEENKLQNDEKENNELFSNIPQINQKIVQFLETKGIKHMTKIQSKSFIPIYEGNDIIGRSETGSGKTLAFALPLVEKLYKNIEAKNKSNDTNSTHHLSDGGNRNFNNDNMDKDPYILVLEPTRELSKQVETTFKEISQFYNFNIMSIYGGESYTYQENKLRKGIQILTGTPGRIIDHIEKQNLSLKNIKYVVLDEADEMLNLGFTHDIERILSYINIKDAQVLLYSATTPSWIKDISSKYLKNPIFIDVVNTTNKTSKNIQHIAIKTPYDIKEKAMLLEDIILVKSNGGQVIIFTRTKLEADILCSEGSFNYLSFSVLHGNIAQSTREHTMQRFRSGMFQVLIATDIAARGLDISNVDLVVQCYPPSYSATYIHRSGRTGRANKKGISIVLYSNEDKHDLIKIEKNCGIKFITESLPNNEQVFHSVSNITLKKIENVNTEVLPFFHKSANELIEKCNSLNINNTDLISRCLAIISKKEYIKKRSLISGLSDTITLTFFNKKRKWKSTSDVIYWINKISNELNINVFNKILQIKINNKDQSFSYFDLNQKLAENLIQNFNNMAKIENKQIFDLSIAQTIPPLSELSSDSYRTNTYSQKKRTYSYKRRPSYY encoded by the coding sequence ATGaaatcattattttgtagtgtgttaaataataatggtagaaaattaaaaatacatattgcCATTTGTTTGTTTCTGCTGTATCTAATTATCATACCCTTTTACAAGACAAAGAAAAGGAATCATTTTAATTCTCCTGATAGAAATTTATTCgtaaatgtaaaaaagggatataactattattttgataataaaaaaaataattatttttcacaaaaatgtaaaaattatcataaaataaaaaaacttaaaaaTGCCAATATACAATGTGAAGAGGTGGgggaagaaaataaattgcaaaatgatgaaaaagaaaataatgaattattttctaacATACCccaaataaatcaaaaaattgtacaatttttagaaacaaaaggaataaaacatatgaCAAAAATACAATCAAAAAGTTTTATCCCAATATATGAAGGTAATGATATAATAGGAAGATCAGAAACAGGTTCTGGAAAAACCTTAGCATTTGCTCTTCCATTAGTTGAaaagttatataaaaatatagaagcaaaaaataaatcaaacgATACAAATTCAACACACCATTTATCGGATGGTGGGAATAGAAATTTCAATAACGACAACATGGATAAAGATCCATACATTCTAGTTTTAGAACCAACTAGAGAATTATCAAAACAAGTCGAAACAAcatttaaagaaataagCCAATtctacaattttaatattatgtcTATATATGGAGGAGAAAGTTATACATatcaagaaaataaattaagaaAAGGAATTCAAATATTGACTGGTACTCCTGGACGTATAATTGATCATatagaaaaacaaaatttgtcattaaaaaatataaaatatgttgtTTTAGATGAAGCAGATGAAATGCTAAATTTAGGTTTTACACATGATATTGAAAGAATATTaagttatataaatattaaagatGCACAAGTACTTTTATATTCTGCTACTACTCCATCATGGATTAAAGATATTAGTTcgaaatatttaaagaacCCAATATTTATAGATGTAGTAAATACTACTAATAAaacatcaaaaaatatacaacatATAGCAATAAAAACACcatatgatataaaagaaaaagcaATGCTTTTAGAAGATATTATATTAGTTAAATCAAATGGAGGACaagttattattttcacacGAACTAAATTAGAAGCCGATATTTTATGCTCCGAGGGCTcctttaattatttatctttttccGTCTTACATGGAAATATAGCACAATCGACTAGAGAACATACAATGCAAAGATTTAGAAGTGGAATGTTTCAAGTCTTAATTGCTACAGATATTGCAGCCAGAGGATTAGATATATCAAATGTAGATCTAGTCGTACAATGTTATCCTCCAAGTTATTCAGCTACTTATATACATAGGTCAGGTAGAACAGGAAGagctaataaaaaaggtataTCTATTGTTCTATATTCAAATGAAGATAAACATGatctaataaaaatagaaaaaaattgtggTATTAAGTTTATTACAGAATCATTACCAAATAATGAACAAGTTTTTCATTCTGTTTCTAATAtaactttaaaaaaaattgaaaatgtaaatactGAAGTTTTacctttttttcataaaagtGCAAATGAACTAATTGAAAAATGCAACTCACTAAACATTAATAATACAGATTTAATATCAAGATGTCTAGCTATTATTtctaaaaaagaatatataaaaaaaagatcaTTAATTAGTGGTTTATCTGATACTATTActttaacatttttcaataaaaaaagaaaatggaaAAGTACTTCTGATGTTATTTATTggattaataaaatatctaatgaattaaatattaatgtatttaataaaattttacaaattaaaataaataataaagatcaatcattttcttattttgATCTTAATCAAAAACTAGCTGAAAACttaattcaaaattttaataatatggcaaaaattgaaaataaacaaatatttgaTCTATCGATTGCTCAAACTATTCCTCCACTATCTGAATTATCATCCGATTCTTATCGAACAAATACTTattcacaaaaaaaaagaacttATTCATACAAAAGGCGCCCATCATACTATTAA
- a CDS encoding 2-oxoisovalerate dehydrogenase subunit beta, mitochondrial, putative, translated as MKIQSVSNILKSNLKKNVQINGTNKIIQGGIGTNSPRCFSSITNDLKTKKMNMFTAINSAMHNVFEKDPKSILLGEDVAFGGVFRCSLDLRNKYGDKRVFNTPLCEQGIIGFAIGLAENGYTTIAEIQFGDYIFPAFDQIINDVAKFRYRSGSSFDVGKLTIRCTWGAVGHGGLYHSQSPEAFFAHAAGIKIIVPSDAYKAKGLLLSAIKDPNPCLFFEPKILYRASVNEVPIDQYELELGKADIVKEGSDLTIVTWGSLVHKMKNAADILLKKHKIDCEVIDLQTIVPWDIETVQKSVEKTGRLLITHEAQLTNGFGAEIAAKIQERCFYNLNSPIKRVCGYDTPFPHVYEPFYIPDEHKVIYEVKKMMKE; from the coding sequence atgaaaatacagTCTGTTTCAAATATCTTAAAGTccaacttaaaaaaaaatgtgcaaATCAATggaacaaataaaataattcagGGAGGAATAGGCACAAACTCCCCAAGATGCTTCTCTTCAATCacaaatgatttaaaaacaaaaaaaatgaacatgTTTACAGCAATCAATTCTGCTATGCACAATGTATTTGAAAAAGACCCTAAATCAATACTATTGGGTGAGGATGTAGCATTTGGTGGTGTATTCCGATGTTCTTTAGatttaagaaataaatatggagATAAAAGAGTTTTTAACACACCCTTATGTGAACAAGGTATAATTGGTTTTGCTATTGGATTAGCTGAAAATGGATATACAACAATTGCTGAAATACAATTTGgtgattatatatttccagCTTTtgatcaaataataaatgatgtAGCCAAATTTCGATATAGATCTGGTAGCAGTTTTGATGTAGGAAAATTAACTATTCGATGCACATGGGGTGCAGTAGGACATGGTGGTTTATATCATTCACAAAGTCCAGAAGCATTTTTTGCTCATGCAGCAggtattaaaattattgtaCCTAGTGATGCATATAAAGCTAAAGGATTATTACTTTCTGCAATTAAAGACCCTAACCCTTGTTTATTTTTCGAAcccaaaatattatacagAGCATCTGTTAATGAAGTCCCTATTGATCAATATGAATTAGAATTAGGTAAAGCAGATATAGTAAAAGAAGGTTCTGATTTAACTATTGTCACATGGGGTTCATTAGTgcataaaatgaaaaatgcagctgatattttattaaaaaaacataaaatagaTTGTGAAGTTATCGATTTACAAACAATTGTACCATGGGATATTGAAACTGTTCAAAAATCTGTTGAAAAAACTGGAAGATTATTAATTACCCATGAAGCACAATTAACTAACGGGTTTGGAGCAGAAATAGCAGCAAAAATACAAGAAAGATGTTTCTACAATTTAAATTCACCAATTAAAAGAGTATGTGGATATGACACCCCATTCCCTCATGTCTATGAACCATTTTACATTCCAGATGAACATAAAGTTATCTatgaagtaaaaaaaatgatgaaggAATAA